Proteins from a single region of Shinella zoogloeoides:
- a CDS encoding glycosyltransferase produces MTQALLEDLDIAVLLPCYNEAQTIADVVTGFRAALPTARIYVYDNNSTDTTALRAALAGATVVRERRQGKGNVVRRMFSDIEADIYLMADGDGTYAASDAPELVRTLITEGADMVVGTRRGVHADAGRQGHAFGNRIFNVLYRSLFGSDFSDIFSGYRAFSRRFAKSFPAVSGGFEIETEMSVHASRLRLPVAELELDYGRRPEGSHSKLSTFRDGGKILWMFAMLMKETRPFTFFGAISGGFMGLSLVFMAPVLLAYFQTGLVDRMPTWIFSLVLMMISFLVFSAGMILDSLARARAEQLRIHYMNLPAGHAGHRRPAHAAEDLSARSRAA; encoded by the coding sequence ATGACGCAAGCCCTGCTGGAAGACCTGGATATCGCCGTGCTGCTGCCCTGCTACAACGAGGCGCAGACGATAGCCGACGTCGTGACCGGGTTCCGCGCCGCGCTGCCGACGGCCCGCATCTATGTCTACGACAACAACTCCACCGATACGACGGCGCTGCGTGCTGCGCTGGCCGGTGCGACGGTCGTGCGCGAGCGCCGCCAGGGCAAGGGCAATGTGGTGCGCCGCATGTTCTCCGATATCGAGGCGGATATCTACCTCATGGCCGATGGCGACGGCACCTATGCGGCCTCCGATGCGCCCGAACTCGTCCGCACGCTGATCACCGAGGGCGCCGACATGGTCGTCGGCACGCGGCGCGGCGTGCATGCCGATGCCGGCCGACAGGGCCACGCCTTCGGCAATCGCATCTTCAATGTGCTCTACCGCTCGCTCTTCGGCAGCGATTTCTCCGATATCTTTTCCGGCTACCGCGCCTTCTCGCGTCGGTTCGCCAAGAGCTTCCCGGCCGTTTCCGGCGGCTTCGAGATCGAGACGGAGATGTCGGTGCATGCCTCGCGGCTGCGCCTGCCGGTCGCCGAACTCGAACTCGACTACGGCCGCCGCCCGGAAGGCTCGCATTCCAAGCTCTCCACCTTCCGCGACGGCGGAAAGATCCTCTGGATGTTCGCCATGCTGATGAAGGAAACGCGCCCCTTCACCTTCTTCGGCGCGATCAGCGGCGGCTTCATGGGCCTCAGCCTCGTCTTCATGGCGCCTGTCCTCCTGGCCTATTTCCAGACCGGCCTCGTCGACCGGATGCCGACCTGGATCTTCTCGCTGGTGCTGATGATGATCTCCTTCCTCGTCTTCTCCGCCGGCATGATCCTCGATTCGCTGGCCCGCGCCCGCGCCGAGCAATTGCGCATCCATTATATGAACCTTCCCGCCGGCCATGCCGGCCACCGCCGCCCCGCGCACGCCGCCGAGGATCTGTCGGCCCGCTCGCGCGCGGCATGA